From Watersipora subatra chromosome 2, tzWatSuba1.1, whole genome shotgun sequence, one genomic window encodes:
- the LOC137387685 gene encoding blue-sensitive opsin-like, which yields MYPSSSTGKAYLHGMLEGENGTSVSYAESWRLFFNISANVTITFSMQILFGFLGVVLNLMAISVVAKGKKFKRLKIQLVNLAIAELLSSLTVPGSSAILEFANIPYLDSVSLCKVHQFIGYTVYQVSFLCQAVIAAEKFVAVYFPLRMIRYEKRHIIVVTIFTWLLGAIANIDTLFVSGIYDKQTRLICYANFEETDNKVLEMILLVSRYVIPTTITVFSYLAILGRLVTSRHCGNDKVAASRPVPHKVLFMLAVNGLVAVVMLLPHFIYDLIFLTQTRAHYITSEWSCAQTILYELFHVNCFIGPVIYTIFNRDFREELLNQIVSAAKKIRTLWR from the exons ATGTATCCTTCTTCCTCAACAGGCAAAGCTTATCTACATGGGATGTTGGAAGGGGAGAATGGAACTTCAGTTTCTTACGCAGAAAGCTGGCGGCTGTTTTTCAACATATCTGCTAATGTGACAATCACCTTCTCAATGCAGATCCTGTTCGGATTTCTAGGTGTTGTGCTAAACTTGATGGCTATTTCGGTTGTGGCAAAGggaaaaaagtttaaaagattaaaaattcaGTTGGTCAATTTAGCCATTGCCGAGCTCTTGTCTTCTCTCACTGTACCAGGATCTAGCGCCATACTGGAGTTTGCTAACATTCCATACTTAGACAGCGTCTCACTCTGCAAAGTTCATCAGTTCATTGGCTACACTGTTTATCAGGTTAGCTTTTTGTGTCAGGCAGTCATCGCTGCAGAGAAATTTGTCGCCGTTTATTTTCCTTTGCGTATGATCCGATACGAAAAGCGACATATAATCGTAGTCACAATTTTTACTTGGTTGTTGGGAGCCATAGCTAATATTGACACTCTGTTTGTAAGTGGAATTTATGACAAGCAGACAAGGTTAATATGTTACGCGAATTTTGAAGAAACGGACAACAAGGTATTAGAGATGATACTGCTAGTGAGTAGATATGTAATTCCGACAACGATAACAGTGTTTTCATATCTCGCTATACTCGGGAGATTAGTCACTTCTAGACACTGTGGAAATGATAAAGTTGCTGCTTCAAGACCTGTACCCCATAAG GTGCTCTTCATGCTGGCAGTAAATGGTCTGGTGGCAGTAGTCATGTTGTTACCACACTTTATCTACGATCTCATTTTTCTAACCCAAACAAGAGCGCATTACATTACGAGTGAGTGGAGTTGTGCCCAGACGATTCTCTATGAGCTTTTTCATGTCAACTGCTTCATCGGTCCTGTCATATATACTATTTTTAACAGAGATTTCAGG gAAGAGCTGTTAAACCAGATAGTGTCAGCAGCTAAAAAG